TAAAAGAACCGAACTATCTATAACTACTGCCATTCTTTATTATCCTTTTCTACTTCTGCTTTACGTGCTTTCATCAGTTCTTCAACAGGAGACGCTCCTTGTGGTATGTAATTACTAAAAAAATCTTGAGCCTCTTTAATCACTTTTTTAATGTTAACTAAATGAATCTCTTCATCTATTATTCTAACCACAAATACATCATCGGTTTTTACATTTAATTTTTTTCTCACTTCCATAGGAAGTAAAATTCTACCATTTTTATCAACTTTGGTTTTTGTATCATTTTTCCAAGAATCATTTAAAAACAGAAATGATTTTATATCTTTTTCATTATTATGTGTATTTTTATTTTTATCCATAACATTCTCCTTTCCATTAATTATATAATACCATATTTAGATATTATATGCAAATATA
This DNA window, taken from Sphingobacteriia bacterium, encodes the following:
- a CDS encoding AbrB/MazE/SpoVT family DNA-binding domain-containing protein: MDKNKNTHNNEKDIKSFLFLNDSWKNDTKTKVDKNGRILLPMEVRKKLNVKTDDVFVVRIIDEEIHLVNIKKVIKEAQDFFSNYIPQGASPVEELMKARKAEVEKDNKEWQ